In a genomic window of Jaculus jaculus isolate mJacJac1 chromosome 8, mJacJac1.mat.Y.cur, whole genome shotgun sequence:
- the Klhdc3 gene encoding kelch domain-containing protein 3 isoform X2: MLRWTVHLEGGPRRVNHAAVAVGHRVYSFGGYCSGEDYETLRQIDVHIFNADTHKWSTPRVSGTVPGARDGHSACVLGRIMYIFGGYEQLADCFSNDIHKLDTTTMTWTLVCTKGNPARWRDFHSATMLGNHMYVFGGRADRFGPFHSNNEIYCNRIRVFDTRTEAWLDCPPTPVLPEGRRSHSAFGYNGELYIFGGYNARLNRHFHDLWKFNPVSFTWKKIEPKGKGPCPRRRQCCCIVGDKIVLFGGTSPSPEEGLGDEFDLIDHSDLHILDFSPSLKTLCKLAVIQYNLDQSCLPHDIRWELNAMTTNSNISRPIVSSHG, from the exons ATGTTACGGTGGACAGTGCATCTAGAGGGCGGGCCACGCAGGGTGAACCATGCTGCTGTGGCCGTTGGGCACCGAGTGTACTCCTTTGGGGGCTACTGTTCCGGTGAAGACTACGAGACACTGCGGCAGATAGATGTGCACATTTTCAACGCAG ATACTCACAAGTGGTCCACACCCAGAGTGTCGGGAACAGTTCCAGGTGCCCGGGATGGACATTCAGCTTGTGTCCTGGGCAGGATCATGTACATTTTTGGGGGCTATGAGCAGCTG GCGGACTGCTTTTCCAATGACATTCACAAGCTGGATACCACCACCATGACGTGGACCCTTGTTTGTACAAAG GGCAACCCTGCACGGTGGAGGGACTTCCACTCAGCCACGATGCTGGGCAATCACATGTATGTCTTCGGCGGCCGTGCTGACCGCTTTGGGCCATTTCATTCCAACAATGAGATTTACTGCAACCGTATTCGAGTCTTTGACACCAGAACCGAGGCCTGGCTTGACTGTCCACCCACTCCAGTGCTGCCTGAGGGCCGCCGGAGCCACTCAGCCT tTGGCTACAATGGGGAACTGTACATCTTTGGTGGCTATAATGCAAGGCTGAACCGGCATTTCCATGACCTCTGGAAATTTAACCCTG TGTCCTTTACCTGGAAAAAGATTGAACCAAAGGGGAAAGGGCCATGTCCCCGCCGGCGCCAGTGCTGCTGCATCGTTGGTGACAAGATTGTCCTCTTCGGGGGTACCAG CCCATCTCCTGAGGAAGGCCTGGGAGATGAATTTGACCTCATAGATCATTCTGACTTACATATTTTGGATTTTA GCCCTAGTTTGAAAACTCTGTGTAAACTGGCAGTGATTCAGTATAACCTGGACCAGTCTTGTTTGCCCCATGACATCAG GTGGGAGCTCAATGCCATGACCACCAACAGCAATATCAGCCGCCCCATCGTCTCCTCCCACGGATAG
- the Klhdc3 gene encoding kelch domain-containing protein 3 isoform X1, which yields MLRWTVHLEGGPRRVNHAAVAVGHRVYSFGGYCSGEDYETLRQIDVHIFNAVSLRWTKLPPVRPAVRGQAPVVPYMRYGHSAVLIDDTVFLWGGRNDTEGACNVLYAFDVNTHKWSTPRVSGTVPGARDGHSACVLGRIMYIFGGYEQLADCFSNDIHKLDTTTMTWTLVCTKGNPARWRDFHSATMLGNHMYVFGGRADRFGPFHSNNEIYCNRIRVFDTRTEAWLDCPPTPVLPEGRRSHSAFGYNGELYIFGGYNARLNRHFHDLWKFNPVSFTWKKIEPKGKGPCPRRRQCCCIVGDKIVLFGGTSPSPEEGLGDEFDLIDHSDLHILDFSPSLKTLCKLAVIQYNLDQSCLPHDIRWELNAMTTNSNISRPIVSSHG from the exons ATGTTACGGTGGACAGTGCATCTAGAGGGCGGGCCACGCAGGGTGAACCATGCTGCTGTGGCCGTTGGGCACCGAGTGTACTCCTTTGGGGGCTACTGTTCCGGTGAAGACTACGAGACACTGCGGCAGATAGATGTGCACATTTTCAACGCAG TGTCCTTGCGTTGGACAAAGCTGCCCCCGGTAAGGCCCGCCGTCCGTGGGCAGGCTCCTGTGGTCCCCTACATGCGGTATGGACACTCAGCCGTCCTCATCGATGACACAGTCTTCCTTTGGGGTGGGCGTAACGACACTGAAGGAGCCTGTAATGTACTCTATGCCTTTGATGTCA ATACTCACAAGTGGTCCACACCCAGAGTGTCGGGAACAGTTCCAGGTGCCCGGGATGGACATTCAGCTTGTGTCCTGGGCAGGATCATGTACATTTTTGGGGGCTATGAGCAGCTG GCGGACTGCTTTTCCAATGACATTCACAAGCTGGATACCACCACCATGACGTGGACCCTTGTTTGTACAAAG GGCAACCCTGCACGGTGGAGGGACTTCCACTCAGCCACGATGCTGGGCAATCACATGTATGTCTTCGGCGGCCGTGCTGACCGCTTTGGGCCATTTCATTCCAACAATGAGATTTACTGCAACCGTATTCGAGTCTTTGACACCAGAACCGAGGCCTGGCTTGACTGTCCACCCACTCCAGTGCTGCCTGAGGGCCGCCGGAGCCACTCAGCCT tTGGCTACAATGGGGAACTGTACATCTTTGGTGGCTATAATGCAAGGCTGAACCGGCATTTCCATGACCTCTGGAAATTTAACCCTG TGTCCTTTACCTGGAAAAAGATTGAACCAAAGGGGAAAGGGCCATGTCCCCGCCGGCGCCAGTGCTGCTGCATCGTTGGTGACAAGATTGTCCTCTTCGGGGGTACCAG CCCATCTCCTGAGGAAGGCCTGGGAGATGAATTTGACCTCATAGATCATTCTGACTTACATATTTTGGATTTTA GCCCTAGTTTGAAAACTCTGTGTAAACTGGCAGTGATTCAGTATAACCTGGACCAGTCTTGTTTGCCCCATGACATCAG GTGGGAGCTCAATGCCATGACCACCAACAGCAATATCAGCCGCCCCATCGTCTCCTCCCACGGATAG
- the Rrp36 gene encoding ribosomal RNA processing protein 36 homolog isoform X1: MARSGCPARAAGSRSRGAPERGDAARDLPRDTSDMSFEELLELQNQVGTKAYKQLANGDSTKKQSSRQPACIADKHRPLEMSAKIRVPFLRQVVPINKKVARDPRFDDLSGEYNPEVFDKTYQFLDDIRAKEKQLVKKQLKKHRSGEQHERLQQLLQRMEQQETAQRKRKREQELRLAQKRERRALAQQGHRPYFPKKSEQRQLALAEKFKELKRSKKLESFLSRKRRRNAGKDRRHLPLSKITELSSSPATVSEHMDS; this comes from the exons ATGGCGAGGTCCGGGTGTCCCGCGCGGGCCGCGGGCTCTCGTTCCCGTGGAGCTCCGGAGCGCGGGGACGCGGCGCGCGACCTGCCGAGGG ACACATCTGACATGTCATTTGAGGAACTGTTGGAATTGCAGAACCAAGTGGGAACCAAGGCATACAAACAATTGGCAAATGGAGACAGTACGAAGAAGCAAAGCTCTAGGCAGCCTGCATGTATTGCAGATAAGCACAG GCCGCTGGAAATGTCAGCCAAGATCCGAGTGCCATTCTTACGTCAGGTTGTTCCCATCAATAAAAAG GTGGCTCGGGACCCCCGCTTTGACGATCTGTCAGGGGAATATAATCCTGAAGTATTTGACAAAACGTATCAATTCTTGGATGATATCcgagcaaaagaaaaacag CTTGTGAAAAAGCAGTTGAAGAAGCACCGCTCCGGGGAGCAGCATGAGAGGCTGCAGCAGCTGCTTCAGAGAATG GAGCAGCAGGAGACGGCCCAGCGCAAGCGGAAGCGGGAGCAGGAGCTGCGCCTGGCGCAGAAGCGGGAGCGGCGCGCGCTGGCCCAGCAGGGCCACCGCCCCTACTTCCCGAAGAAGT CTGAGCAGCGCCAGTTGGCCCTAGCTGAAAAGTTCAAGGAGCTGAAACGCAGCAAAAAGCTGGAGAGTTTCTTGAGTCGCAAGAGGCGCCGGAATGCGGGCAAGGACAGAAGACATCTCCCATTGAGCAAAATAACAGAACTGTCTTCATCTCCTGCCACTGTGTCAGAACATATGGATTCATAG
- the Rrp36 gene encoding ribosomal RNA processing protein 36 homolog isoform X2 translates to MSFEELLELQNQVGTKAYKQLANGDSTKKQSSRQPACIADKHRPLEMSAKIRVPFLRQVVPINKKVARDPRFDDLSGEYNPEVFDKTYQFLDDIRAKEKQLVKKQLKKHRSGEQHERLQQLLQRMEQQETAQRKRKREQELRLAQKRERRALAQQGHRPYFPKKSEQRQLALAEKFKELKRSKKLESFLSRKRRRNAGKDRRHLPLSKITELSSSPATVSEHMDS, encoded by the exons ATGTCATTTGAGGAACTGTTGGAATTGCAGAACCAAGTGGGAACCAAGGCATACAAACAATTGGCAAATGGAGACAGTACGAAGAAGCAAAGCTCTAGGCAGCCTGCATGTATTGCAGATAAGCACAG GCCGCTGGAAATGTCAGCCAAGATCCGAGTGCCATTCTTACGTCAGGTTGTTCCCATCAATAAAAAG GTGGCTCGGGACCCCCGCTTTGACGATCTGTCAGGGGAATATAATCCTGAAGTATTTGACAAAACGTATCAATTCTTGGATGATATCcgagcaaaagaaaaacag CTTGTGAAAAAGCAGTTGAAGAAGCACCGCTCCGGGGAGCAGCATGAGAGGCTGCAGCAGCTGCTTCAGAGAATG GAGCAGCAGGAGACGGCCCAGCGCAAGCGGAAGCGGGAGCAGGAGCTGCGCCTGGCGCAGAAGCGGGAGCGGCGCGCGCTGGCCCAGCAGGGCCACCGCCCCTACTTCCCGAAGAAGT CTGAGCAGCGCCAGTTGGCCCTAGCTGAAAAGTTCAAGGAGCTGAAACGCAGCAAAAAGCTGGAGAGTTTCTTGAGTCGCAAGAGGCGCCGGAATGCGGGCAAGGACAGAAGACATCTCCCATTGAGCAAAATAACAGAACTGTCTTCATCTCCTGCCACTGTGTCAGAACATATGGATTCATAG